Genomic window (Corynebacterium simulans):
CCAGGAGTTACTGAAAGCGAGACGTCGTTGAGGACTCGCTGGTTCCCGAACGACTTGGTGACACGTGACAAGCTAAGTGATGAGGACATGAAAGAAGTATGTCGCCGTAGCTTCTTTCCTGTATCCCCTAGCAGAACCAACCTTGGTCTGAAGTTCTCCTACTGCAGTAGGACTTTTTGGCCTAGCAACACCAAAGCCACGCGGTCCCTAGCTTGGAGCTTCGACATGAGCGAGGAAACGTGCGTCTTAACTGTGGTCTCAGCGAGGACGAGTTCTTGGGCAATTTCCCGGTTAGTCGCGCCACTAGTGATCAGCCGCAGCACTTCCAACTCGCGTCGAGTCACTAACGCAAGCCCTTGCCTTTGCGCTGCTGACAGTTCGGTTCGTCCAGCAATCGCTGCGCGATAGCCCTCCAAAACGGTTCCGGTCACTCCGCTTGCTAGGACGGCTTCTCCTGCATGAACCGCACGAACAGCCCCTACGAGCACCTCCGGATCAGAGTCCTTGAGAAGGAAACCATGAACTCCCGCGAGTAATGCAGAACGAACCAGCTCCTCTTCATTGAACGTCGTAAGCATGATTACTCGGAGTGAGGCGTTCCTCGCCAAAAGCGCGTTTGCCGCAGCAATTCCATCCATTCCCGGCATCCGAATATCAAGAATCGCAATATCGAGCGAATGCGCAACTGCAGCCTCGACGGCTGCTTGCCCATCACCAACCGCGGCAACGACCTGAATGTCCCCTGCGGCATTAAGAATGGTTTCCAACGCACTGCGCAGCAACGGCTGGTCATCAGCAAGAAGTACTCGAATCATTATGTTGTCCTCTGCGGAAATTGTGCTTCAACTAAGAAGTGCCGAGCGTCTCCGGAGGTACGCACCCAGCCACCCAATGCTGTAGCCCTTTCGGCGATTCCCACCAAACCTACACCGGCTCCAGATGTCTCTCCTTGAGGTCTACCCCATGACTCAACACTCAGCACAGCAGAATCAGAAAATTTCAGGCGAACTGTCGCCCCTGTCCCTTGGTGGCGAAGCACATTAGTTAGCGTCTCCGTGATAATCCGGACCACCGCCAATTGGGTTAGCGCAGGAAAGGCTACAGAGGAATCGGGAAGCTCTGCGCTGATATCAAGGCCTGCAGCGCGAAAACCGTCAACGATCTTCGGGATATCAGCTAGTTGACGAGATGGCTCGCGCGTTGTCGGCGCCCGTAGCGACGACACAATTGAACGCACCTCCGCGAGCGCTCCGTCCGCTTCAGTTCGGATAGTGCGCAATGCTTCCTCCGATGTCCCCGAAGCAACAAGACCAGCATTTGCTTGAACTTTGATGAGGGTCAGCGAATGAGCTAGTACGTCATGTAGTTCACGCGCGATAAGAAGCCGCTCTTCTTCCTGAGCTTCACGCTGTCGCGCCTGCCGTTCCAGCTCCTTGTCACGCAAACGCACCGCAACTACATAAACGAGCAACAAAAGTAGCCAGTGGAAAAGGAAAGTAAATAGAAAATCCGTTCCGCTTCGGTATCGCTCGGTCAGGTCTGGTTGCAGCTTCCACATGAACGGCGAAGCGAAGGTGCCAGCGAACGTTGCGCCGAGAATAGCCTTTGGAATCCACCGTTCTTCACATAAACGCGCAGAAGAATAAACAGCTAAAGGCGCAGCGACCAACCACGGAGAGAATCCAGAGTTAACCGGAAGCGCCCAAAACCAAATGATCGCCCATAAACCGAGGCAGAAAATCATGCCTGCCGAAGCAAAAGCAGGACGCGAGCGCCAAATAACAAAGAACGGGACGAAAGCCCACGAAACCACAGCTTGTGCGGTGTAAATCCCCATGGGCAGCGGCCCCGATACCAGGGTGTACAAGAGCGCCAGTAGCACGGCCAAGCCCGCAAGCAGCACATCACCTAAGCGGAGAGTGCGCAGTAAAGTCATGACTTTAGACATCAAGTCTTTTGTCCCGCTACTTAGTAACCAATTGCCCGGCGCGCATGGCAATCCGGGACTTCGATGTGCAGGGCTTCCTCGTAGATCTGGGCAAGAACGCTGGCGGATTCAGCCCAGCTGAACTTCGCGGCGTGGCTGACGGCGGCTTCGCCCATGCTGATGCGCAGCGGGTCGTCGTCAAGCAAGTGCTCCAAGGCATCCGCCCAAGCCTCGGGTGAGTGGCCGTCGACGAGCTCGCCGGTCTTTCCATCTGCCACTGCGATGGGTAGGCCGCCCACGCGCGCAGCGATGACGGGGGTACCGGAGGCCTGTGCCTCCAAAGCCACCAACCCGAAGGACTCGTTGTAGCTGGGCACCGCCACCAGATCGGCCGCGCGGTAAATGGAGACCAACTCCTCCGGCGGACGCGGGCTTAGAAAGCGCACATGCTTGGAAAGCCCCAGCTTGTGCACCAGGTTCTGGTAGTACTCCGGCGTCGAGTTTGCACCCGATGGGCCGCCGCAGAACAGCACGCGGATATTGCGATAAGGATCGCGCTCAATGAGCTCAGCGGTTGCACGAATGAGAACCTCCGGGCCCTTGAACTTCTGCAGTCGGCCCACGAAGGCCACGACCTTGGTGTGAATCGGAATGCCCAGCTCGCGGCGCGAACGCTCTGTGTTGCGGTTGGTGCCCGGAGTAAACAGCTCAACGTCAGCGCCGGGCGAGACCACCTTGATGCGGGAAGGGTCGGCGTCGTAATGCTCGACCAAATCCTGCGCCTCCTGCTTCGTATTCACAACGAGCAGGTCAGCGTTATCGACCAACTGCTGCTCGCAGATGCGGCGCGCTTCCGATTCACGCGCATCGTCCGCGGTGCGGTGAGCATTCTTTACCGCCGCCAAAGTATGCGCCGTGTGCACCAGCGGCACGCCCCACAGATCACGCAGCAGCCAGCCCACCTGGCCGGAGAGCCAGTAGTGCGTATGAATAAGGTCATATTCCAGCCCAAAGCATTTCACGAACTGCACCAGGCCACCGGCAAAGGCGATCATCTGCGTGGGAAGGTCTTCCTTATCAAGGCCCTCGTACGGGCCGGCCACGATGTTGATAACCCGGAGGCGCTCTTCAATCTCGACGACTTCCCCCTGGCTAGGCCGGGTAGCACGGGTAAAGACATCGACCTCTACTCCCTGCTTAGCCAGCTGCCGCGCGATACTAAGAACGTAGACATTCATGCCGCCGGCATCGCCGGAACCGGGCTGCTCGATAGGGGAGGTATGCAGAGAAATCATCGCGATGCGCATAGCTACACAGTCTAGCGTTCCCTATTCGTGGCTATACTGGCCCGTGCTAAAACTTACGTAACCGAAAGGTGCTGAATTCCCCATGTCGGCAATCGACAACAAGGAGTGGCTCCAGTTCTACCCAGAGTGGACACCACATCACCTTGACTACGGAGACACCACTCTCCTCGACATTTACGACAACAATCTGGCAATCAACCCGGATAAGCCCGCGACGTACTTCTTTGGCAAGACCCAGACTTTTGCTGAGCTCGACCGCCAAGTTCGCCGCGCGGCCGCCGGCCTCCGGGCATTTGGAGTGCGCCCAGGTGACAAAGTGGCCATCGTCGCCCCGAACTGCCCGCAGTACGTTGCGGCCTTCTACGCCATCCTGAAGCTCGGCGCCATCGCCGTGCTGCACAACCCGCTCTACACTGCGCACGAGCTGGAGGGGTTGTTCAAAGACCACGGCGCCCGCATCGCGATTGCCTGGGACAAGACGGCTTCGACCCTGGAGAAGCTGCGCGGCACCACGAACCTTGAGACGGTCATCTCCATCAACATGATCGATGCGATGCCAACGACTCAGAAGCTGGCGCTGAAGTACCTGCCATTTCTAAAGTCCAAGCGCGAGCAGCTTTCTACCCACGCAAAGAACACCGTGACCTGGGATAGCCTCATCGGCAACGCGATTGGCGGCGACGGCCGCGACGTCAAGACACCGGAGGACATCACCAAGGACACCGTGGCGGTCATCATGTACACCTCCGGCACCACGGGGCAGCCAAAGGGCGCGCAGCTTTCCCACGGCAACTTCTTTGCCGTGATTCTGCAGGGCAAGCACTGGGTCCCTGGCCTGGGCGATAAGCCAGAGCGCATGCTGTGTGCGCTGCCGTTTTTCCACGCTTATGGCCTGGTCATGAACGTCATCCTACAGCCGCTCATCGGTGGCGAACTGGTCATCATCCCGAAGCCGGACATCTCCCTCATCATGGACTTGATGAAGAAGCACACCCCGACGTGGATTCCGGGCGTGCCGACCCTCTACGAGCGCATCGTGAAGGCAGCTGAGGAAGACAACATTGATATCAAGGGCGTGCGCGCGGCTTTCTCCGGCGCCTCCACCCTGCCTGTCGATACCGTGGAAAAGTGGGAAGAATATACCGGCGGCCTGCTGGTTGAAGGCTATGGCCTAACCGAGTGCTCCCCCATCATCGTGGGCAACCCGATGAGCACCGATCGCCGCCCAGGTTACGTGGGCATCCCGTTCCCGGATACCGAGATCCGCATCGCAAACCCGGACAACCTGGACGAAACCCAGCCCGACGGCGTCGAGGGTGAGGTCCTCGCCCGCGGCCACCAGATATTCAAGGGCTACCTCAACAACCCTGAGGCCACCGAGGCTGCCTTCCACGACGACTGGTTCCGCACCGGCGACATGGGCATCATGGAAGAAGACGGCTTCATCCGCCTGGTTTCGCGTATCAAGGAAATCATCATCACCGGCGGCTTCAACGTCTATCCAGGTGAGGTCGAAGAGGTACTGCGTACACACCCGGCGATTGACGACGTCGCGGTTGTCGGCCGCCCGCGCTCCGACGGCTCTGAGGACGTCGTGGCCTGCATCGACTTGGCCAACGGCGTGGCGCTCGACCCTGAAGGTTTGAAGGAATTCTGCCGCGAGCGGCTCACCCGCTACAAGGTGCCGCGTACCTTCTACCACTTCGAGGAACTGGCCAAGGACCAGATGGGCAAGATTCGCCGCCGCGAGGTCCAGGCCGATCTGCTCGAGCGCCTGGAAAAAGAGAAGGCTGGGCAGTAGCCGCTGCTTCCGGCTCGACTTCCCGGTCCCTTCCAAAAGCTCCCCTTCAAAAGCTCTTTTTGCTCAGCTCCCATCGCCGGGCAAAAAGAGCTTTTGGCCGTTTTCTGACGAGCTTCTACTCGACATACAACCCTTTGAAAGGGAACTTTTGCACGGGACCAAAAAGAGCAGCAACAGCCTGAAACGA
Coding sequences:
- a CDS encoding response regulator, which gives rise to MIRVLLADDQPLLRSALETILNAAGDIQVVAAVGDGQAAVEAAVAHSLDIAILDIRMPGMDGIAAANALLARNASLRVIMLTTFNEEELVRSALLAGVHGFLLKDSDPEVLVGAVRAVHAGEAVLASGVTGTVLEGYRAAIAGRTELSAAQRQGLALVTRRELEVLRLITSGATNREIAQELVLAETTVKTHVSSLMSKLQARDRVALVLLGQKVLLQ
- a CDS encoding sensor histidine kinase is translated as MTLLRTLRLGDVLLAGLAVLLALLYTLVSGPLPMGIYTAQAVVSWAFVPFFVIWRSRPAFASAGMIFCLGLWAIIWFWALPVNSGFSPWLVAAPLAVYSSARLCEERWIPKAILGATFAGTFASPFMWKLQPDLTERYRSGTDFLFTFLFHWLLLLLVYVVAVRLRDKELERQARQREAQEEERLLIARELHDVLAHSLTLIKVQANAGLVASGTSEEALRTIRTEADGALAEVRSIVSSLRAPTTREPSRQLADIPKIVDGFRAAGLDISAELPDSSVAFPALTQLAVVRIITETLTNVLRHQGTGATVRLKFSDSAVLSVESWGRPQGETSGAGVGLVGIAERATALGGWVRTSGDARHFLVEAQFPQRTT
- the mshA gene encoding D-inositol-3-phosphate glycosyltransferase is translated as MRIAMISLHTSPIEQPGSGDAGGMNVYVLSIARQLAKQGVEVDVFTRATRPSQGEVVEIEERLRVINIVAGPYEGLDKEDLPTQMIAFAGGLVQFVKCFGLEYDLIHTHYWLSGQVGWLLRDLWGVPLVHTAHTLAAVKNAHRTADDARESEARRICEQQLVDNADLLVVNTKQEAQDLVEHYDADPSRIKVVSPGADVELFTPGTNRNTERSRRELGIPIHTKVVAFVGRLQKFKGPEVLIRATAELIERDPYRNIRVLFCGGPSGANSTPEYYQNLVHKLGLSKHVRFLSPRPPEELVSIYRAADLVAVPSYNESFGLVALEAQASGTPVIAARVGGLPIAVADGKTGELVDGHSPEAWADALEHLLDDDPLRISMGEAAVSHAAKFSWAESASVLAQIYEEALHIEVPDCHARRAIGY
- a CDS encoding long-chain-fatty-acid--CoA ligase; protein product: MSAIDNKEWLQFYPEWTPHHLDYGDTTLLDIYDNNLAINPDKPATYFFGKTQTFAELDRQVRRAAAGLRAFGVRPGDKVAIVAPNCPQYVAAFYAILKLGAIAVLHNPLYTAHELEGLFKDHGARIAIAWDKTASTLEKLRGTTNLETVISINMIDAMPTTQKLALKYLPFLKSKREQLSTHAKNTVTWDSLIGNAIGGDGRDVKTPEDITKDTVAVIMYTSGTTGQPKGAQLSHGNFFAVILQGKHWVPGLGDKPERMLCALPFFHAYGLVMNVILQPLIGGELVIIPKPDISLIMDLMKKHTPTWIPGVPTLYERIVKAAEEDNIDIKGVRAAFSGASTLPVDTVEKWEEYTGGLLVEGYGLTECSPIIVGNPMSTDRRPGYVGIPFPDTEIRIANPDNLDETQPDGVEGEVLARGHQIFKGYLNNPEATEAAFHDDWFRTGDMGIMEEDGFIRLVSRIKEIIITGGFNVYPGEVEEVLRTHPAIDDVAVVGRPRSDGSEDVVACIDLANGVALDPEGLKEFCRERLTRYKVPRTFYHFEELAKDQMGKIRRREVQADLLERLEKEKAGQ